In Blattabacterium cuenoti, the following proteins share a genomic window:
- a CDS encoding translocation/assembly module TamB domain-containing protein codes for MNNAFFYKFHKKKILILFFLLGLFFFYVSHKQEIKEKTSTFLLKRIRNHLNDKITIKHASIDFLEKEFIFYNVQILDHHRFSFIHLSKCKISIDNLLYFIFINSDNLKIKNIFVENSSFFIKKYFNEKENNVLVFIKNILIHQKSNKFNVNFITCSKLTIHKSYIKYKNINTNKGFQHFFSSCIKNVKIDNKKVKASIFSFQSNKRLLKKSKFPFIENIFCDLTYYYPSRLKINNLLIKTSSSYLKGYLTIFQDKAVGNKILFPKINIQCKIFEGSKLGSDLGIFFYKKWGFYTKVFIRGYIHGKFNHKEKTFFLYDMSIKDSQKNKLLADKIHISYAKKKWKEIKFFKTLMQLNPYIIKNVIPYNLNYKFKFVKFILDFKQSILYKGDFTLSLFDNKKNLKIKGIVQNRFFVAQISTHVDFLKNQYAGRIFIEKKYFLIKKKNNISHLTSKIPLFIYNTLSNLYVMDFEGNFSKFFITLLFSHSKYKMHFIGKVFSNFQKIYIKIYNKNENNKNIKITFIKNENQSFQKIRINIYDMIIGHIYGDIKYKNLLQISCLKNPDKKEIKYAIFNFLIKKSFFDFIKPIKNKNIFSDIQISGEKKDNEFKMIFYTKTMQVNDILLEKLFIMVNSSLRKKIKIYIEKIIYKNFFSKKINISVLNQQNFWIINSKFLLKFKKQEYKEQILNFFCKKEKNFLVCYPFLSKLNINGYNWFTDYDHYKSGIIKIDFINQKYIIDNIIFFYGKQKIIIDANCIKNQKKIFQFHLKNVQLKKIFFNENIDGVANGFFLCKNIYNQIEPNVNIIIKNFSIRETILGDFFIYSFQKKKNNYEINGIIRKNSHDVLKVFGNIKNESKNQSKLNLSIIIKNFGIDNFSFFWKKMNTEVKGALTGTIQVFGYLNDLQYFGKLELHKFGIRINSTNTNYEIKNTAYINILSESCSLSTSCFVDTKYNTKGYINGSFSHKNLIQWNLIKLSINTKNLLVLDSNEKQNNFLFGKIFTHGKIQIMKKENKIRISMNNGKIMNFSHLYINPKTLKFHKKNRSESELNGSKKKEENNYFLLIDNINTIISKNTKVSIFLDKNHFIELRGEGFLFIRKRYKENMQISGQYFVKDGLYHLYKDERIPIKLEKKFKIKPGGSITWENNFHQSNINLIVYDTKYVNNVIEYIDNMKKNTENMIFTELRINISGQIQKPNINMDILFPESNENIQKKLSEKLNSFEEKTMQFVSVLILGKFLLKTDIIKNFLYFSIYGIILKKLKNILSYNNQSQIDQLTDTDNDSILSNAKNHCFYSLFLNEIKKKMQCNDDTLINFILVNINQILIFKNQ; via the coding sequence ATGAATAATGCTTTTTTCTATAAATTTCATAAGAAAAAAATCCTTATTTTATTTTTTTTATTGGGATTATTTTTTTTTTATGTTTCTCATAAACAAGAAATAAAAGAAAAAACCTCCACATTTCTTTTGAAAAGAATAAGGAATCATTTAAACGATAAAATTACCATAAAACATGCTTCTATTGATTTTTTAGAAAAAGAATTCATTTTTTATAATGTACAAATTTTAGACCACCATCGTTTTTCTTTTATTCATTTGTCTAAATGTAAAATATCTATTGATAATTTACTTTATTTTATTTTTATAAACTCTGATAATTTAAAAATAAAAAATATTTTTGTTGAAAATTCTTCTTTTTTTATAAAAAAATATTTTAATGAAAAAGAAAATAATGTTCTTGTTTTTATAAAAAATATTTTGATTCATCAAAAATCAAATAAATTTAATGTCAATTTCATTACTTGCTCCAAATTAACAATACATAAATCTTATATAAAATATAAGAATATAAATACTAATAAAGGATTTCAACATTTTTTTTCCAGTTGCATAAAAAATGTTAAAATTGATAATAAAAAAGTAAAAGCTTCTATTTTTTCTTTTCAATCTAATAAAAGATTACTTAAAAAAAGTAAGTTTCCTTTTATAGAAAATATATTTTGTGATTTAACCTATTATTACCCTTCAAGATTAAAAATTAACAATTTATTAATCAAAACATCTAGCAGTTATCTAAAAGGATATCTTACTATATTTCAAGATAAAGCAGTAGGGAATAAAATACTTTTTCCGAAAATAAATATACAGTGCAAAATTTTTGAAGGATCAAAATTAGGTTCAGATTTAGGAATTTTTTTTTATAAAAAATGGGGGTTTTATACGAAAGTATTCATTCGAGGCTATATTCATGGAAAATTTAATCATAAAGAAAAAACATTTTTTCTTTATGACATGTCTATAAAAGATTCACAGAAAAACAAATTATTAGCAGATAAAATTCATATTTCCTATGCAAAAAAAAAATGGAAAGAAATCAAATTTTTTAAAACTTTAATGCAATTAAATCCTTATATCATTAAAAATGTAATTCCATATAATTTAAATTACAAGTTTAAATTTGTAAAATTTATTTTAGATTTTAAACAATCTATTCTCTACAAAGGAGATTTTACCTTATCCTTATTTGATAATAAAAAGAATTTAAAAATAAAAGGCATTGTTCAAAATCGTTTTTTTGTCGCTCAAATATCTACTCATGTTGATTTTTTGAAAAACCAATATGCAGGAAGAATTTTTATAGAAAAAAAATATTTTTTGATAAAAAAGAAGAACAACATCTCTCATTTAACATCAAAAATTCCGCTTTTCATATATAATACGTTATCAAATTTATATGTAATGGATTTTGAAGGTAATTTTTCTAAATTTTTTATAACATTATTATTCTCTCATTCAAAATACAAAATGCATTTTATAGGAAAAGTATTTTCAAATTTTCAAAAAATATATATTAAAATATATAACAAAAACGAAAATAACAAAAATATAAAAATAACATTTATTAAAAATGAGAATCAATCTTTTCAAAAGATCCGTATCAATATATATGATATGATTATTGGTCATATTTATGGAGATATAAAATATAAAAATTTATTACAAATTTCTTGTTTAAAGAATCCAGACAAAAAAGAAATAAAATACGCAATCTTTAATTTTCTAATTAAAAAATCTTTTTTTGATTTTATAAAACCAATAAAAAACAAAAATATATTTTCTGATATTCAAATTTCAGGAGAGAAAAAAGATAATGAATTTAAAATGATTTTTTACACGAAAACTATGCAAGTGAATGATATTCTACTGGAAAAATTATTTATAATGGTGAATTCTTCTTTAAGAAAAAAGATTAAAATTTATATAGAAAAGATCATTTACAAAAATTTTTTTTCGAAAAAAATAAATATATCTGTTTTAAATCAACAAAATTTTTGGATAATAAATTCTAAGTTTTTATTAAAATTTAAAAAACAAGAATATAAAGAACAGATCCTGAATTTCTTTTGCAAGAAAGAAAAAAATTTTTTAGTGTGCTATCCTTTCCTTTCTAAATTAAATATAAATGGATATAACTGGTTTACTGATTACGATCATTATAAATCTGGAATCATTAAAATTGATTTTATCAATCAAAAATATATTATTGACAATATTATTTTTTTCTATGGAAAACAAAAAATCATTATTGATGCAAATTGTATTAAAAACCAAAAAAAAATATTTCAGTTTCATTTAAAAAATGTGCAATTAAAAAAAATTTTTTTTAATGAAAATATAGATGGGGTAGCAAATGGTTTCTTTTTATGTAAGAACATTTATAATCAAATTGAACCCAATGTTAATATAATTATTAAAAATTTTTCAATTAGAGAAACGATTTTAGGAGATTTTTTTATTTATTCTTTTCAAAAGAAGAAAAATAATTATGAAATCAATGGAATTATTAGAAAAAATTCTCATGATGTTTTAAAGGTTTTTGGAAATATTAAAAATGAATCAAAAAATCAATCCAAACTTAATTTAAGTATAATTATTAAAAATTTTGGAATAGATAATTTTTCTTTTTTTTGGAAAAAAATGAATACTGAAGTAAAAGGGGCTCTAACGGGAACAATACAAGTTTTTGGTTATTTAAATGATCTTCAATATTTTGGAAAATTAGAACTTCACAAGTTTGGAATCAGAATCAATTCTACAAATACAAATTATGAAATTAAAAATACAGCTTATATTAATATTCTTTCCGAATCCTGTTCGTTATCCACTTCTTGTTTTGTAGATACTAAATATAATACAAAAGGATACATTAATGGTTCTTTTTCACATAAAAACCTTATTCAATGGAATTTAATAAAATTATCTATTAATACAAAAAATTTGCTTGTTTTAGACTCAAATGAAAAACAAAATAATTTTTTATTTGGAAAAATATTTACTCATGGAAAAATTCAAATAATGAAAAAAGAAAATAAAATTCGTATTTCTATGAATAACGGAAAAATTATGAATTTTTCTCATTTATACATAAACCCTAAAACACTGAAGTTCCATAAAAAAAATAGATCTGAATCTGAATTAAATGGTTCAAAAAAAAAGGAGGAAAATAATTATTTTTTATTAATAGATAATATAAATACTATTATAAGCAAAAACACAAAAGTATCAATATTTTTAGATAAAAATCACTTTATAGAATTGAGAGGGGAAGGTTTTCTTTTTATAAGAAAAAGATATAAAGAAAACATGCAAATTAGTGGTCAATATTTTGTAAAAGATGGATTATATCATTTATACAAAGATGAAAGAATTCCAATAAAATTAGAAAAAAAATTTAAAATCAAACCAGGAGGCTCTATTACTTGGGAAAATAATTTTCATCAATCAAATATCAATTTGATCGTTTATGATACTAAATATGTAAACAATGTAATTGAATACATAGATAATATGAAAAAAAATACAGAAAATATGATCTTTACAGAATTAAGAATTAATATTTCTGGTCAAATACAAAAACCTAATATTAATATGGATATTTTGTTTCCTGAAAGTAATGAAAATATCCAAAAAAAATTATCAGAAAAATTAAATTCTTTCGAGGAAAAAACAATGCAATTTGTTTCTGTTCTAATATTAGGAAAATTTTTATTAAAAACTGATATTATAAAAAATTTTTTATATTTTTCTATATATGGAATTATTTTGAAAAAATTAAAAAATATACTATCATACAACAATCAAAGTCAAATTGATCAATTGACAGATACAGATAATGATTCTATTTTATCAAATGCTAAAAATCATTGTTTTTATAGTTTATTTTTAAATGAAATAAAGAAAAAAATGCAATGTAATGATGATACATTAATTAATTTTATTTTAGTTAACATAAATCAAATATTGATATTCAAAAATCAATAA
- a CDS encoding Lrp/AsnC family transcriptional regulator — protein sequence MILRYNTYNTDEIDNTIVRKLNINARTPYTEISKQISKEIKPLSVGTVHVRVKKLEDAGIIKGSTLIIGYESLGFHLIAFVGILSDSRESKLVKEELKKIPNIVQLYITSGKYNLFCRIIARDPSDARDVISKIGEIKGVLRTESTICLEESINDENRLLSNILQKHQTSYKKKI from the coding sequence ATGATTCTAAGATATAATACATATAATACAGACGAAATCGACAATACTATTGTCAGAAAACTAAACATAAATGCTAGAACACCTTATACTGAAATTAGTAAACAAATCAGTAAAGAAATTAAACCATTATCTGTTGGAACTGTTCATGTTAGAGTAAAAAAATTAGAAGATGCAGGGATTATAAAGGGGAGTACTTTAATTATAGGATATGAATCATTAGGTTTTCATTTAATAGCTTTTGTAGGTATATTATCGGATTCTCGTGAATCTAAATTAGTAAAAGAAGAATTAAAAAAAATACCAAATATAGTACAACTATATATTACTTCAGGAAAATATAATCTGTTTTGTAGAATTATTGCTAGAGACCCTTCAGATGCAAGAGATGTTATTTCTAAAATAGGGGAAATAAAAGGAGTGCTTAGAACAGAATCTACTATTTGTTTAGAAGAAAGCATTAATGATGAAAATAGATTATTATCCAATATATTACAAAAACATCAAACGTCTTATAAAAAAAAAATATGA
- a CDS encoding HD family phosphohydrolase, whose amino-acid sequence MTFFFPKKEIFKYEFSEGKIWSYEDLFSPFNFLVLKNSKDIDLEIKELRKNQEIFCIKNEKIVKSIKKKIKKISFIRKNKHYNKIVHKTINTIYKYGYIENYNNFTKENHIFLLKKNKKWIPILYKKIFNHGKVNNIIENNFRKKSYHVRILKKILIKIIVPNLFYSQYYTDFFFQNKIQSIEKIKYSFIKGDNIIKNNEIINQNKFKILSHFKKEYESKVWNKKKYYCLVIGYFLIISMIFTLFILYIFHFENKTFHNNREVNFLIINILLISLITITVLRYHSKILYIIPFCILPISIRAFFNFNLSIFIHLITILLLSLITPNSFEFIFLQITAGFLVMLTKKNICKMENLFIAVAKITITYVITFILLTLIREGSLEKISWDTFSLFFFSGVLTLFVHPLIFLFEKLLNLTSDLSLLELSDPNTPILRLLSKKAPGTLQHALTVANIAEEAAVAIGANSLLVRIGAIYHDIGKIENSIFFTENQHNIIINPHEKLTPKESAKIILEHVSVGVVLAKKYHLPDPVTDFIRTHHGNSIIYFFYEKQKKIYPNIKVDKKQFQYSGPKPFSKETAIVMIADSVEAASKSIKNPSFKDLENLVENIIKKQKIENQFSNADITLKEIEKVKQVLKKKLRNIYHTRIEYPNY is encoded by the coding sequence TTGACATTTTTTTTCCCAAAAAAAGAAATTTTTAAATATGAATTTTCAGAAGGAAAAATTTGGTCTTACGAAGATTTATTTTCTCCATTTAATTTTTTAGTTCTAAAAAATAGTAAAGATATAGATTTAGAAATTAAAGAATTAAGAAAAAATCAAGAAATATTTTGTATTAAAAATGAAAAAATAGTAAAAAGTATAAAGAAAAAGATAAAAAAGATTTCATTTATACGAAAAAACAAACATTACAATAAGATTGTCCATAAAACAATTAACACGATATACAAATATGGATATATAGAAAACTATAATAATTTCACAAAAGAAAATCACATATTTCTTTTAAAGAAAAATAAAAAATGGATTCCGATTTTATACAAAAAAATTTTTAATCATGGAAAAGTTAATAATATTATTGAAAATAATTTTAGAAAAAAAAGTTATCATGTAAGGATTTTAAAAAAAATTTTAATTAAAATTATTGTCCCAAATTTATTTTATAGCCAATATTACACTGATTTTTTTTTTCAAAATAAAATACAATCTATAGAAAAAATTAAATATTCCTTTATCAAAGGAGATAATATTATTAAAAATAATGAGATTATAAATCAAAACAAATTTAAGATTTTATCCCATTTCAAAAAAGAATATGAGAGTAAAGTATGGAACAAAAAAAAATATTATTGTCTTGTTATAGGATATTTTTTAATAATTAGTATGATATTTACTCTATTTATATTATATATTTTTCATTTTGAAAACAAAACATTTCATAATAATAGAGAAGTAAATTTTTTAATTATAAATATATTATTGATATCATTAATTACCATTACAGTTTTAAGATATCATTCTAAAATATTATATATAATCCCCTTTTGTATCCTCCCCATAAGTATACGAGCTTTCTTCAATTTTAATTTAAGTATTTTTATTCATTTAATAACAATTTTATTGTTATCCTTAATTACACCAAATAGTTTTGAATTTATTTTTCTTCAAATCACTGCAGGTTTTTTAGTTATGTTGACAAAAAAAAATATTTGCAAAATGGAAAATCTCTTTATAGCTGTAGCAAAAATAACCATTACTTATGTTATTACTTTTATTCTACTCACTTTAATCCGTGAAGGATCTTTAGAGAAAATTTCTTGGGATACTTTTTCTTTATTTTTTTTTAGTGGAGTTTTAACTTTATTTGTTCATCCATTAATATTTCTTTTTGAAAAATTATTGAATTTAACTTCAGATCTTTCATTATTAGAACTGTCTGATCCCAATACTCCTATATTAAGATTATTATCTAAAAAAGCTCCAGGAACTCTACAACATGCATTAACAGTAGCAAATATTGCCGAAGAAGCAGCTGTTGCAATTGGGGCTAATTCTCTATTAGTAAGAATAGGAGCAATTTATCATGATATAGGAAAAATTGAAAATTCTATATTTTTTACTGAGAATCAACATAATATTATTATTAATCCTCATGAAAAATTGACCCCAAAAGAAAGCGCTAAAATTATTTTAGAACATGTATCAGTAGGAGTTGTACTTGCAAAAAAATATCATTTACCTGATCCTGTTACTGATTTTATACGTACTCATCATGGGAATAGTATTATTTACTTTTTTTATGAAAAACAAAAAAAAATATATCCCAATATAAAAGTGGATAAAAAACAATTTCAATATTCTGGTCCTAAACCATTTTCTAAAGAAACTGCTATTGTCATGATAGCTGATTCTGTAGAAGCGGCTTCAAAAAGCATTAAAAACCCATCTTTTAAAGATCTGGAAAACTTAGTAGAAAATATAATAAAAAAACAAAAAATAGAAAATCAATTTTCCAATGCAGATATTACTTTAAAAGAAATAGAAAAAGTTAAACAAGTTCTAAAAAAAAAATTAAGGAATATTTATCACACGAGAATAGAATATCCTAACTATTAA
- the clpP gene encoding ATP-dependent Clp endopeptidase proteolytic subunit ClpP: protein MDFHKKSEEFMLYAIKHKRISSLTINEYIKFMTPYIVEERKLNVAQMDVFSRLMMDRVIFLGTPIEDQVANIVQAQLLFLQSVDSMKDIQIYINSPGGDVYAGLGIYDTMQIVEPDVATICTGMAASMAAVLLCAGVKNKRSALKHSRIMIHQPIGGTQGQASDIEITVREILKLKKELYEIISKHSGLPIEKIEKDSDRDYWMTSIEAKEYGMIDEILEGKSKK from the coding sequence ATGGATTTTCATAAAAAATCAGAAGAATTTATGCTATATGCCATAAAACATAAAAGGATTAGTAGTTTAACCATTAATGAATATATTAAGTTTATGACTCCTTATATTGTTGAAGAAAGAAAACTAAATGTTGCTCAAATGGATGTTTTTTCTCGTTTAATGATGGATAGGGTAATTTTTTTAGGAACTCCAATAGAAGACCAAGTTGCTAATATAGTGCAAGCTCAGTTATTATTTTTGCAATCTGTAGATTCTATGAAAGATATACAAATATATATTAATTCACCAGGAGGGGATGTCTATGCTGGATTAGGGATATATGATACAATGCAAATTGTAGAACCAGATGTAGCAACTATTTGTACTGGAATGGCTGCATCTATGGCGGCTGTATTACTTTGTGCGGGAGTAAAAAATAAAAGATCAGCATTAAAACATTCTAGAATTATGATTCATCAACCTATAGGAGGGACACAAGGTCAGGCTTCAGATATTGAGATAACCGTTCGTGAGATTTTAAAATTGAAGAAAGAGCTTTATGAGATTATCTCAAAACATTCAGGATTACCTATTGAAAAGATAGAAAAAGATTCAGATAGGGATTACTGGATGACTTCTATAGAAGCTAAAGAATACGGAATGATAGATGAAATATTAGAAGGTAAAAGTAAAAAATGA
- a CDS encoding lipopolysaccharide biosynthesis protein: MYKKLAIQTIIYSIGFIFPRIVNYAFLKFFTIFFKREEFSLYTDMYALSFIAIGFLSFGLENAYFRFLYKKNCNKEIVFSTGVIMQLLISSFFLIISISLIRYLSSIAGYHNHPEYFFMFFLIVFFDTICILPMAWLRVNDKPLQYSAINIINILIQSFLVIYLFFCYDNVYDKKTFFFFIFKWINSFTDKIGYVFFANMISSLGNLFLILPILLKKVTIKKFNKILAMNMLNYGVPIMLGAIAFSINENLDKILIKRWISDEINGSYSACYKIASFMSLYNRIFRLGIEPFFFKKSKDSDAIYFYEEITYMFILFGLIFYVLVCGNINIFMKFLIDKKYHIAIPIIPIIMMGNLILGVYTNLSIFYKIIDKPIIGTYISLIGVFITFLFNTIFILISNNSFMIPAWGTLTSYGAMLIVLYIWGKKQFFQFCNKKIRNIIIHFLFALFIVFIIKKKIEFSLIIQFLYLIIIFFLEKKRLIHLIK; the protein is encoded by the coding sequence TTGTACAAAAAATTAGCAATACAAACAATTATCTATTCTATAGGATTCATATTTCCTAGAATCGTTAATTATGCTTTTTTAAAATTCTTTACTATTTTTTTTAAAAGAGAAGAATTTTCACTTTATACAGATATGTATGCATTATCTTTTATAGCGATAGGATTTCTTTCTTTTGGATTAGAAAACGCCTATTTTAGGTTTTTATATAAAAAAAATTGTAATAAAGAAATTGTTTTTTCAACGGGAGTTATAATGCAACTGTTGATTAGTTCTTTTTTTTTGATAATCTCTATATCTTTAATAAGATACTTATCTTCCATCGCTGGATATCATAATCATCCAGAATATTTTTTCATGTTTTTCTTGATTGTATTTTTCGATACAATTTGTATTCTTCCTATGGCCTGGCTTCGTGTAAATGACAAACCTTTACAATATTCTGCAATAAATATTATAAATATCCTAATACAATCATTTCTAGTAATATATTTATTTTTTTGTTATGATAATGTTTATGATAAAAAAACTTTCTTTTTTTTCATTTTTAAATGGATCAATTCTTTTACAGATAAAATAGGTTATGTATTTTTTGCAAATATGATCTCTTCTTTAGGTAATTTATTTTTAATACTTCCTATTCTTTTAAAAAAAGTAACTATAAAAAAATTCAATAAAATTCTTGCTATGAATATGTTAAATTATGGTGTTCCTATTATGCTAGGAGCTATAGCTTTTTCTATTAATGAAAATTTGGATAAAATTTTGATTAAAAGGTGGATTTCAGATGAAATTAATGGATCTTATTCTGCCTGTTATAAAATTGCGTCTTTTATGAGTCTGTATAATAGGATATTTAGATTAGGAATTGAACCTTTTTTTTTTAAAAAATCTAAGGATTCTGATGCGATATATTTTTATGAAGAAATCACTTATATGTTTATTCTATTTGGCTTAATTTTTTATGTATTAGTATGTGGGAATATTAACATATTTATGAAATTTTTAATCGATAAAAAATATCATATTGCTATACCCATTATTCCCATAATAATGATGGGAAATCTTATTTTGGGTGTTTACACAAATTTATCCATATTTTATAAAATTATAGATAAACCTATTATTGGAACTTATATATCCTTAATCGGTGTATTCATCACTTTTTTATTTAATACTATTTTTATTTTAATTTCTAATAATAGTTTTATGATTCCTGCTTGGGGAACGTTGACGTCTTATGGGGCAATGCTAATAGTTTTATATATTTGGGGAAAAAAGCAATTTTTCCAATTTTGTAATAAAAAAATCAGAAATATTATAATACATTTTTTATTTGCACTTTTTATCGTTTTTATAATAAAAAAAAAAATAGAATTCAGCTTAATTATACAGTTTTTATATTTAATAATTATTTTCTTTTTAGAAAAAAAAAGATTGATTCATTTAATCAAATAA
- a CDS encoding dCTP deaminase/dUTPase family protein yields the protein MERKLISTGIFIKISKETRCSFLLRRKFVESICIVHLSEKKEHSLYKEIQIIAINVFFKKIMIEPNEKLVIVDLVKDVEIKWKKCSILSRSMRGNNSFGSTGI from the coding sequence TTGGAAAGAAAATTGATTTCGACAGGTATTTTTATTAAAATCTCGAAAGAGACTAGATGTTCTTTTCTTTTGAGAAGAAAATTTGTAGAGTCTATTTGTATAGTTCATCTCTCTGAAAAGAAAGAACATTCTTTGTATAAAGAGATTCAAATAATTGCGATCAATGTCTTTTTTAAAAAAATAATGATTGAACCCAATGAAAAATTAGTAATAGTAGATCTTGTTAAAGATGTTGAAATAAAATGGAAAAAATGTTCTATTTTAAGTAGAAGTATGAGAGGAAATAATAGTTTTGGAAGCACTGGAATATAA
- a CDS encoding sugar phosphate nucleotidyltransferase, with translation MKIIIPMAGKGSRFLPHTLNTPKALISIGGKTILRRLVESLSKIIQIFSIEEIIFIIGNFGNDVEKQLIKLSHDMSVNPVIYYQIIPLGTADALLKAKNSLTGEPIIVAFSDSLFYHDSFDKEITDQVDNIIWTKKVKNPHLFGIVKCDSSGIITNFIEKPNNYVSNIAIVGLYYFNNSFLLKKELQSMLDHNIKNKKNKEEYQLTSVLENMRKKGEKFTSKQVKEWMDFGNKKRTIYSNSKILSRESKNSELIHRKVVIKNSLIIKPCSIEENTNIENSIIGPYVSIGKYTKIKNSNIKKSLIQDYTTIQHANLNHSIIGSHSTYIGEKSKKVSLSDYSVFK, from the coding sequence ATGAAAATTATAATACCCATGGCGGGAAAAGGATCACGTTTTCTTCCACATACTTTAAATACTCCTAAAGCACTGATATCTATTGGAGGAAAAACAATTTTGAGAAGATTAGTGGAAAGTTTATCCAAAATTATTCAAATTTTTTCCATAGAAGAAATTATTTTTATTATAGGAAACTTTGGAAATGATGTAGAGAAACAATTAATAAAACTATCTCATGATATGAGTGTTAATCCTGTTATCTATTATCAAATAATTCCTCTTGGTACTGCAGATGCTTTGTTAAAAGCTAAAAATTCTTTAACAGGAGAACCAATTATTGTTGCTTTTTCTGATTCTTTATTCTATCATGATTCTTTTGATAAAGAAATCACTGATCAAGTAGATAACATTATATGGACAAAAAAAGTTAAAAACCCTCATTTATTTGGCATTGTAAAATGTGATTCTTCGGGAATTATTACTAATTTTATAGAAAAACCAAATAATTATGTATCAAATATTGCAATTGTAGGACTTTATTATTTTAATAATAGTTTTCTTTTAAAAAAAGAATTACAATCTATGTTAGATCATAATATAAAAAATAAAAAAAATAAAGAAGAATATCAGTTAACATCTGTTTTAGAAAATATGAGAAAAAAAGGAGAAAAATTTACTAGCAAACAGGTTAAAGAATGGATGGATTTTGGAAATAAAAAAAGAACTATTTATTCAAATTCAAAAATATTATCTAGAGAGTCTAAAAATTCGGAATTAATTCATAGAAAAGTTGTTATAAAAAATAGTTTAATTATAAAACCATGTTCAATAGAAGAAAACACAAATATTGAAAACAGTATTATAGGCCCTTATGTTTCAATTGGAAAATACACAAAAATAAAAAATAGCAACATAAAAAAATCTTTAATTCAAGATTATACAACAATTCAACACGCAAATTTAAATCATTCAATAATAGGAAGTCACTCAACATATATAGGAGAAAAATCTAAAAAGGTAAGTTTAAGTGATTATTCTGTTTTTAAGTAA
- a CDS encoding Sec-independent protein translocase subunit TatA/TatB, with product MYIDFIYIFSILLGTFGTTEIVVIVILALLLFGGKKIPELMKGLGTGLKEFKKASETEEKDSETEK from the coding sequence ATGTACATAGATTTTATTTATATTTTTTCTATACTACTTGGGACTTTTGGGACCACTGAAATTGTGGTCATTGTCATTCTTGCACTTTTATTATTTGGAGGGAAAAAAATTCCAGAATTAATGAAAGGATTAGGAACTGGATTGAAAGAATTCAAAAAAGCTTCTGAAACTGAAGAAAAAGATTCAGAAACAGAAAAATAA